One stretch of Plodia interpunctella isolate USDA-ARS_2022_Savannah chromosome 10, ilPloInte3.2, whole genome shotgun sequence DNA includes these proteins:
- the LOC128672939 gene encoding transmembrane protein 64 yields MEIVDVEECRAEPAVVRKKTLWSKINNRTTYGYIFNIVISILMLTCLVILIYFFKEYLRKILTWVNNQDPWVVFLLCIGLFLIVSFPIAIGYLVLIITSGYLFGILKGLGTVIVSANFGVAVAHYTLRAMRGYLPLERFLDNETARALLKVISGPQAFKIVFFARLTPIPFGLQNTIFAVSDVRGCGYHIATLLGLLPAQVINVYLGSTLRSIHEVLDNSHVTGYIVFAFQILIGITLMAWVVQKARKELTIAIMTAELGREPISSSSSSTVS; encoded by the exons atggaaATTGTGGACGTAGAAGAATGTCGCGCGGAGCCCGCCGTGGTCAGAAAGAAAACACTGTGGtctaaaattaacaatagGACGACTTATGGCTACATATTCAACAtagttatttctattttaatgttgacgtgtttagttattttaatttatttcttcaagGAATATCTGAGGAAGATATTAACGTGGGTGAACAATCAGGACCCTTGGGTGGTCTTCCTATTATGTATAGGGTTGTTTTTGATCGTGAGTTTTCCGATAGCGATAGGGTATTTGGTGTTGATAATAACTAGTGGTTATTTGTTTGGGATTTTGAAGGGTTTGGGTACAGTGATAGTGAGTGCAAATTTCGGTGTTGCTGTGGCGCATTACACGCTGCGGGCCATGCGGGGCTACCTGCCACTGGAGCGGTTCCTGGACAACGAGACGGCCCGGGCTCTTCTCAAAGTGATATCGGGCCCTCAGGCCTTCAAAATCGTTTTCTTTGCAAGACTTACTCCAATCCCTTTTGGGCTGCAGAACACCATTTTTGCA GTAAGCGACGTCCGCGGGTGCGGATACCACATAGCAACGCTCCTGGGTCTCCTACCTGCCCAGGTCATCAACGTCTACCTGGGTTCTACTCTACGGTCTATTCACGAGGTGTTAGACAACTCACACGTCACCGGGTATATTGTCTTTGCGTTCCAA ATACTAATCGGTATAACGCTGATGGCGTGGGTGGTACAGAAGGCGCGCAAGGAGCTGACGATAGCCATCATGACGGCCGAGCTGGGCCGGGAACCGATATCCAGCTCATCCAGTTCCACCGTTAGCTAG